A window of Nomascus leucogenys isolate Asia chromosome 19, Asia_NLE_v1, whole genome shotgun sequence genomic DNA:
CATCCCCACCAGTTTATAAACTTAGTAAAATAAGGGTCTTAATCTTCTACTGAAATCCTATTTCAAAAAAACCCTTCAGTAACTGATTCAAGATGTACAACTTTAtctttcatgtgatttttttaaactgttaaaaatacatgaaaaaatatgaaagagaatgTACCAAACATTAATAGCAGTTACCTCTGGAAAATTTCAAAACGGGAGTTGGAAGGGGAAGGGGTAGGGTTGGTAGTAGTAATGTACCTCAATATTTACCCATTACCTAAAATTGTGACTGGCACATGGGTCTTCAattaatatttgtggaatgaatgaatggtcagAGTCTAAATATTCAGTCAACAGTATGAACTTTTTTTGGTAGGTTCTTTTATAATCTTTAGTACTTCTTGAATATTCCATAATGAACTTGGATTTATCATATAAAAACTCAAACTAAAAAAGACACACAAGCAAATTTGACATGGAAAGCATGACAACCAAATTTGACATGGATAAAGTTTTAAGATTCAGCGCAAGGTTTGATTCCAGTATCTTAAAAGTTTTTGGAAGACAAGTCCTCTATTGAAAGCAGATggcttttaaaaacaactaatgataCAGAATCTTGAACTGACAAACTAAGAGAAATGTTGTCATAATTATTTCCTCCAAAGAAATTCTTAATCCCATGCAAAATCCCTAGCTGTTGCATCCTGTTCTGTGGCTTCAAATACTATCAATATAGTGACTccccatttcatttttaatatttttttagagacaggaacTGGCTctgtctcaagtgatcctcctgcctcagcctctcaagtagctgagactacaggtgcatgccaacccacccagctaatttttattttgtacggatggggtcttgctacattgccccaGCTTGTCTCAAaatccggggctcaagtgattcttctgccttggcctcccaaaagtgctgggactacaggtgtgagccaccatgcctggcctagtgaTTCCACATCTTAATTTTCTCCCCTTAACTCTACACTCATATATCCAACTGCCTACTATGCAATGTCTCTGCTAGAATTAATAGGAATCTCAAAACTCAATCACCCTTCTCACACCAAAAATTGGAGTCatcttttgatctttttcttcttgttcacATCTAATCCATTGCCAAGTCTTATCAGCTCTACCACTAAAACATACCCCAATTCTGACTTCTCCCGATGACTATCACCCCAGTCCAAGGTCccaccatctctcacctggatgacTGTAAAAGTCTTCCTTACCTTGTTCCACTAGCCTTTTCTCAACTGACCAGAAAAATTTACAACACACCACACATCTACTTTGCTTAAAActctccaatggcttcccatcacACTCAAAACAACATCCTAAATCCCTCACTATAGGCTTATAGCCCTAAATGATCAGGCCCTTGCCAATCTCTAAAACCTCATCACCTAATATTCTCCACACTCAAGGGACTTACCTTACTggcattctttctttctcagcaAGTAATTCCATATGTGCTTTGGGGACTAGTTTTATTGTTCTCTTCATCTCGAACGTTTGTTCTTTGGTCTTGGTCTAGTTTTCTTATATCATTCAAGGTTACGACCCTATAAAATTGTGCCCCAGTCCCTCCACCACCATATTCTGCCTCATTTTACTCATAGCTTTGGAAATTACCATTTCATTGCTGTCTTATCTACTAGAATTCAATAAACTCCGGAAGGCAGTAAAGCTTTGTCTTATACCCCAATGTACACCCATTACTTAAAATAGTGAGTGGCACACGGGtcttcaatacatatttgttgactGCATGGCTGAAGAGAGTCTTAATGTTTAATCAAGCGTCCAGGGcatgaaaacaaaacagttgCTCCAACTCATCTATACTTTGCAATAGCAACCTCTCTTCCCGTCCCCCACAAATAACCAGTTACCTCCCACAAAAATTCCACCCCAAACCTCTTTagaatatactattttaaaagcctatgttCTGGATCAGCTgttgcaaaattataaaacaaaaccagaGCCTCAAAAATATGTAGCTTTTATGCACATGGGCCAAGCAGCATTGCCCTCTTTGGAAACTTTCTCACCCTTGAGTCAGCCCTTGGTATGCATTTCTATCTAATTTCATCAAAGTAAAACTGTATGTGCTGGGGTACAGGTAAGCAAACAAATTGGTGCTATTTGCTCTATGTTAACACTCTGAAAGACAGACCTAGCTCTGTATCCTTCTTAGGAGGGTcctatggccaggcgcggtggctcacgcctgtaatcctagcactttgggaggctgaggtaggcggatcacctgtggtcaggagttcgagaccagcctggccaacatggtgaaaccccatcactactaaaaatacaaaaattagccgggcgtgatggtgggcgcctgtaatcccagctactcaggaggctgaggcagaatcacttgaacctgggaggcagaggttgcagtaagccaagactgggccactgcactccagcctggtgacaagagtgagactcttgtcgcaaaaaaaaaaaaaaaaaaaaaagagggtccTGATTCACTCACAGGCTCTTTGGCGCTACCAAAAAACAGTATTTGCTATAAAAATAAGAGATCTAAGACCAGTCTCAATAAAACTTACCAAATTAGTGTTTAGtgccagagagaaaagaaagctttGAAATAAATAGCAACCAGatcaaaatgtgaaataaattctTAAGCTTTGGATTTTTGTCAAATGAAGCTTAAAATTCAAGTATCAGTTCTTATGGTTCTAGCCATTATAAATCTTATgtaaacataagagctaaaaacAGATTGGCGTGTGGAGAATGATTATTTGGGCTCGAGTTTTGTCTaagaaacataaatttaattataaCTCTTAGTAACTACTTAATCCAAGctgtttttcttcaaatactttgTACTGTGTTTAGCCAGAAAACGAAATACAGATGAACTCTTTCTCTTTGTAAGGTGACTGTATTATAAACAAGGCTAAAGTAGCAAGGCTAAACTTTTAGTGCagataataaaatttgaatagtACAAGAATACTCTTTAGGTAATACCTATAGAATAAGATCTCTAAATGTTTTTGTATCAGGTGGAAATGCCATCTAAAGTAATATTaacaacataaatgtatatatgtgcatacataaatatataatacacacttATACATATGGGGAagggagaggtgtgtgtgtgtgtaagggaatgaagagaatgaatgagaatgGGTACAAATCAAAGCAACCTTTTCTTGGGTTAATTATTTCAACTATAAAGATGTATCTCAACTTCTAAAGAAATTCCTGGTTTGTATTTAAATGCACTTTAAAAAGACTGTAACACTCAAATTTAGTTGACAGGCTACAATGGGATTCAGAAAAGGACACAGTGAATATAGACTTAGGTGCAAGTTCATgctggtgatttttcttttttaaaatgtaagccactaatattttaagaaaaaaatttaaaccaaaaaTTGCATATTAATATTATACACAAACTGAAACATGTGACTTTTAGCACAGTGTATACATGCTTACATaaactcaaacacatttaaaacaacTTCCATTTAAcatatgaaagttttaaaatacataaaagcatTAATACTTTCTATAAAACTACAGTTAGAACATCAATCTGCTACAAGCATATAAAAACATCAAGTGCTTTCTTGGAGTTTCAAGTTTCCTCTCTAAAACACAATCTTGCTCACATATATAGTCCTTTTCCAATAATCagtatgaacttttttttttctcaagaggTTTATTTTCCAGGTACATTATAAGCTCAAGAAAACAGACCCAACAATTACGCAATATAATTATGTCATAACAACTTAATTGCACATAATGCTTTAAAGTAGGTTTGGATGAAGTTCTCAAACACTTTGGTATATGATCTTCAGGGACTTTAATTAGAAATGACAGAAATTATAAGTCCCTTCAATCcccattttgctttaaaatggaCAAGTCTTTGGTTAAAGTTCTACATTTtgggcatttatttttaattaagatggTCCCCAAACCAATAAATGGTACTGATCTATTACAAATTCACAAGACTTCATTTAACCTGCTTCTGATGCAGTGGGAGGTTACAGATACTCGTTTACTACAGTATGTCATTGGATAGTTTCAATCTTTCACTTATAAGCAGAGAAATCAATAGGTTTATTACTTCTCTGTCAGTTTTCTGTTATAACCTAAACTGTACAGTAATTTGCAGTAACTACAGATACTGTTCCACAGTATATATAATTATGACTGATAAGATGTAGAGCATTAAATTTAGAGTTAGCTTATTCTGATAAGTCAATATTAGACTGTTCAGTAACTCTGCATTAACTAGAGAAAGGTTGTTAGTTAATGCTTAtttaaaaaccccaaaccatTCCATTTACAAGAGAAATTGTTGCAAATGTATAAAACAGCAGATATACAAGGAGAACACCAAACATACTTTATTAGCACAAAAAAAGCAGCCATAACAAGGCACAGCAAGCAGAAACATTAGCAGTCAAAAGGTTAGTGTTGCATACAaatatagcttttcttttttgtagccTTGGCAATAGCCATAGGGATGCAAAATAACATCTGTAGCAGCAGGTAAGGAAACTATGGAGCACTCACCAGTGGTACAGAGCACATTAACGAAAAGACACGAGAGTGGATTCGGCTACTTTAGTGCAAAATGTCTAGGACGGAACTGTAAATACAGTTCAGTTACTAAGAAGCAAACACTAGAACTTGATATAACTTCCAAAAGAGCTCACTCAAGTAGTAGTACATATTATTCTAAGTGACAAAAAGGTGCTAAGTAAAGTTATTTACAGATATAATGGTTGTACAGTACCTTTTAAATCTGCAATTTAGGTTTCAGATTTTCCATCAAGAATTAACTGCACTGAAATTCTATAAATTATACTTAAGCAATTCAGCTATGAGAgtttacaaaaaaagataaattctgccgtccaaattattaattatagttcAACAATAATCTCAACATCAGCAACCATTGTAGTTACTATTATCTGACTTGTTTGGGCGTCTTCTAGTCTCATGTACTTCATGGTTCACAAAATCATCCTGGGCATAGGAACAGATCCAACTTTTATGAAACAACAATTAGACTGCacatcaacttaaaaaaaaaatcacacgcAAGACTACATTGCAGCAGCTATTCCAAACGCCTGTTTTAAGTTAAAGCACTCATTTAAAATTTAGTACCTAgcggctttcaataaaattctacTACTAGCTTTGTGAGTCTGAAATTTTAAGAATGCCTATTTAGAAAATCTGGTTTACTTAACAGTAccttttgcagaagagaaaaggcATCTGATTATAAACTACATCAACACGTAAGTGAACTGCACTATGCCCTTGTGGCcagaaaattgcattttttttctaaaaggaaggcagtcttttattctttttggacTTCCAAAGCTTGATTTATAGTAACTACAAACATCACGACTTTTGGAAGGTTATagaaaaactcttagaaaaaataatttcaaacattaGTCACACTGTTGAAATACTCATccaatattaataatttgttctTCAGTAAGAAATAGAATTCTTCATAACAAATGCCCCAGAGTTGCCTCACTCAAATACTACAGCCATTAAAAACCAAACTGTTAGCGAAATCGGCAAAATGTTTTTGTAGTCTTACTGAACACCTGTAGCTCTATCCTCTGTTGTTCCAATAGGCACCATGTTTATCTGAATAAGTAACAGCAGGTAGCATCTGACAGATACTAACACTAAGCTTACATACTGTATGAAAAAGCCTAACACTGCTACGTGTGCTTGCTATAGGTGTACTGTCTGATGCACATGAAAGCGGACCTAGTTAACACCCTTTGGGGACCGGAAAGTTTACTTTGCCTTGACTGGTTCTCGTTCTAACCAGCGAACTCTAACTTTTTGTTTATAAtgatactcttttaaaaaatcctgtaaCATTGAGGGTAGAGGGAGCCCATCAATTCCATCATACGTAGTGCACCTGCAGATCACCGCGCGACAGATATACTGCAGGCTAAAAGGGAAAGTCCTGTTTAGTGATATAGTAAGCAATGGTTCAAAAAACATGCACGAACTGGGATCTTTATAATGTTCTAAAAGTCCTGTTACAGTGGAGGAGTGAAATACACACGGGTCATGGGCGTCGAAACTAAAGTTGTGATTCCACTGCTCAATTCGGGCATGCAGGGATCTGTTGTAGCGGCGGAAGCTCACAGAGAAGAGGTAGTCCTCTTGCGCAGAGTCCCTGAGCAAAAACGTGCCTTCAGGTTTCCCTTCGAGAAGGGCTTCTGCTTCATAACGGTCCATCACTCCCCAGTAACAGGGATTCCCTGTAATTTGAAGCAAATCAGGCACGAGGCAGTGTATGTAATCAATCTGTGTGTGGACTTTCCAAGCTCCCTGTCTGCTAACATGGGTATGGCTGTCTCCAGATATCTGACGCTGCTTCTGCCTCCGTGATTGCAGACACAGGGTGGTTGTATCCTCTTCCGAGTCACAATTAGCTTGTGGAATTGCAGAACTGTCCCCACTTATTTCAGTCATTCCAGGAGCTAACTTTGGTCCCAGTTTATATAATGGATTAACCTGTGCAGTAGCTTCAAATGTATGTATTTGTGCATTGGGAGGGGGATCAACCCCTTCTTCAATACTAAGCCGCCTTCTCTCTCTAAGCCTATCTTCTTCATCTTCTGTAGAAACCAAAGATGGATCAAATGTATCAAAAAATGTTGAATGTGGGCTCACAGGAGCTGTATGCTGTTTAATCAAATGCCATTTTTGGGCTAAATCTGAGCCAGCAGGAAAAGGGCATTTCTCAAGCATTAATTCAGAGagatggatttttcttttattggaaaAGAGAGGCTTTGACTGCTTGCTGTAAGTTCTCATGGGAAAACACAAGCCCACAGTatcctgcaacctctgtcttaGAGAGCGACTTCCTACAGTTCTGCTGGGAACACTGTCCATGTCGTGTACAGAACTTACGCCGTAGCGCCTCTCTCTCCTTTGAAGTCCACTTCGAGTTCTACCAAACTTTTTATCAGCATCCAATGAACTCTGGGTCTTTGTAGAACAGGAATGTTTTTTCTTCCCACCCCATGGAGCATGTCGAGAGTAGGAATCTCTTCGTGCAAGTCTTGTTCCTGGGGTAACACAAGAATCATTATCCTTTTCGATGCTTATTTCAACAATTTGAGGGATTTCTGTGGCACAATTTTGATTTCTCCTTGAAGAATTCTTTGAAGGGCTTAATCCCAGTTGTAAGGCAACATTTTCTCTTAAGGGACTGCTTTGTTGCTGAGGAGTTGAGTCTCCTATGCTGATGTTTTTCTCTTTGACAGACAAACATCTGTTGGAGTTCATGTCCACATTTTCACTACGGCTTCCTCCCTCATGACCGAAGAGATTCTGACACctgtatttgaagttattccacATTTTTCCCACTTTATCCATTGATTATAAAATCTAAAgacaaaacagcaaaaaaagaaaaataaattaatcaaagTAGCATGTGAAGGTAGCTAAGGCAGTGCCCACACCCCTTCCCATTGGGAATTTCAGTGATACTGGCCAAGAGTTCACCTACACTGCCCTGCTGAAGTGATGAGGCCGTGTGTTCTGTTGGGCAGCAGGAAGGCCACCGGGCCTTTTAGGCACTGACCTTGTTCAAGCCAGTCCTTGCTTCCCAAGTCCTTTCAGGTAGAATATTCTGAACTCAGGTGAAAGGAAATAAACGCTCTTAAACTCTGGTTTCTTTTTCCCGTGCTTCAACCTGTCTCCTTAATTTGAATATTACAAAGGCAAAATATGTTCCATATTGTTGGAACACATTTGTATTCAACTTTTCAAAAGTTATAACTAGAACCACATTTGTGTAACACATTAAAATTAGTTCAAAAACCTTTCATTAGTAGCAATCTTCCCAATTTTACTTAACTGGTTCCTTGCAATTCTAAGGTTTACAGGTTTATCACTTGTAAAAACCCGTATCTTCCCTCCCACCCTATAATGTATCAAATTTATCCATGATTTTGAAGAAGCAGTttgagtagaaaagaaagaaaaagaatgtaataTTTAGGAAaggtgtcttttttcttttttcctttttttttgagacggagtcttgctctgttgttcatgctggagtgcaatggtgagatcttggctcactgcaacctccacatcccaggttcaaatgattctcctgcctcagcttcccaagtagctgggattacaggtgcgcactaccacgcctggctaatttttgtatttttagtagagacggggtttcaccacgttggtcaggttggtctcgaactcctgacctcaggtgatccaccggcctcggcctcccaaagtgctgggattacaggtgtgagccaccacgcccggccaggaaagGTGTCTTTAAACTTCCCAATTCTTTAATCCTGGAAGAGTTGGGAAATTATAATAAAGTAATAGAGAAAGGCTATGATACTGTAGTACtcgcaaaaacaaaaaccaaaaacatacaaTTTGGCATCTTTATTcttgttccttaaaaaaaaaaaaactaaagcagtTTATGATACTTTACAAATAAATTCTTTTAAGACTACAATATCAACAGGCACACTGTCTAGTTCAGTAACTAAAAGTCAAcattagaagaaatggaaaaacctaAACTTAAAATTCAATTGGTTTTGTCACATTATGATGCAGAAAACTTTAGCTGATCTTGCCATAACTTCAACtaattatttttgtcataaaCGCTTGTATTTTCAAGAAGTTAACTAGGAATAAGAGAATAACAGAGAATAAACATTCTTAGAATGAATTATAGGTCTTCCCATTAGTTTCTCACAGAAAAGGCTCTTGGactaatggaaacacaacacagAAAATTAATGTCcatgatattataaaatatactttcagATGATTTAATTCTTTATTAAAAGCACACTGTCAGGCACATAGGAAGTTTGCACAGTAGTTGGtatatattagaataaaatgtattaGAACTGTTAAATCTCAGTAAAGTCTATTTTAGAACACGGTCTCCTCTGTCGTGCAAAAATCTTTCTCGTAAGCATTTTTATGAGGTGTACGCCATTTGAACTTCACATGCCTTGTTATCATTTATTCTTCTTCTTAAATTAAGATTTCAGTTCCTTGCCCATAGTCCTGTTAATACAGCCGAATTCCTGCCATATTCTTGGTGACTCCATTATCTTTGTAGATGTTCTCTTCCAATATCCTAGCCCCTTTCTAGCCTagtttcttctcatttattttaaagttagtttttatttttacctaattCATATATTTGTAGTTTCAAGGTCAAATGCCACTACAAGACTCTTAACAAAAAATAGCACCACCCAccatgtggctactagaaaatttaaaagtaacatATGTGATTCAGGTTATATTTGTATTGAACATTACTGATGTAGAGCAAGGGCCAGCAAACCAAAGCCTgaaggccaaatctggcccacggCCTGTTTTTTGAAGGGATCCCAGCTCagaaaaatttttacatttaaacacacacacacaaagaacatTTGACAGAGACCACATGTagtctgcaaagcctaaaatattttctatctagcCCCTTTCAGAAAAAGTTTACTGACCCTAATCCACCTATTTAAGATAAACCATGTCACTCTAGACACTAGAAGAGCCATATTCAAGAAGTCCAAGAATTTAACTCTCTTCTCCGTGTTTATAAATTTTGTAGCTATCTAAAGATACTTCTCTGACAAGCAAATTATAcccaaaaaataacttttaaaaagtgacctAACCTAAAACCACTCATCTCCTTATATAGTTCTTTATAAGTTGTATGAATTAGTATGATATGCAGAAAACATTTGTACTTGCCAGGGCACAAAAGGCAGTTTCTAACACTGAACCCCCTGGTTCAGTTTCACTGAGCATGAAATTTAGTTATTTCTCTATTCTTATTCTGGAGCATGTTATCGGACTGCATCTTACTCCATGCAGAAAGACAGTTGATTTTTCTTGACATGTGAAATGTGATATGGGCAGCTTTAAtattaggaaggaaaaaatacGGACAGTAATTCATAGACTAGTCGACATAACAATCAGGAAGGCATTTCAACTATCTTGGTATTAACAATGTCAGATTTgaagttcttttgtttgttttgttaaatttttagaaatgtgtttAAGATAGAGCTGAAACCCTTTGAGATCTAAATTACAACTCTACTACTTTATGGTTTTATATGAAATTATACAGGGCTAAAAAAGTGTTAAATTTTAATTGCATTGATTCTAGAATAAAAGTTTATCATCCATTACAATCTCTTACATTTCTACACATGCTTAGCTATTCTTAAAACTATCCAAAGCAAATTTCTAAAAAGTCATTATTTCTCCGAaggaataataatttaaaactgattttacAATGCTTTTGGAAGTTAAAAATAGCTTttgttgaaaattatatttaactgGATAAGCTACAAATTAGAATTATGGAAAATTAGGTCAAATTCTATTACTACATaagtttacatatataaaaatgaaatagtacaGTCAATGGCCCTTCTTAATGCCAAGTAGTATCTATTACAAAAtttacacaaaacaaaataattgaaatagctCCCAGGAGTTTATTTCAATGGGACTTAACCCAtgctttatgagaaataaattaagtTTAACATGTTTTAAGAATACATTGAGAGAGAACTATTATACTTACATAATTAtgttatattgttaaaatatacaGTTATAACATAACAGTTATATTCTTAATGCTGAATGCCATAAAGAGGAAGAATGTGACAACTCAAATCCTTCCTCTTCTTCAGTCTATCTAGACTTCTTAGCCATAACACCTTTCCAATAAAAGTCCTTCAGTTACAGTAACAAAAATTGGGACAGGTAGACTGATTAAAAGTACCTCTGTATCAAATTCAGGTGCAAGAGGCAGTTTGGGAGACAAGTTTTGATTGATATTTTGGTggcatttcaataatttttagaaaaagataaTACAACATTTGACAGTAAAACTGACCCAGAATTTCAGGAATGTGTGGCTGTCATAACTACAGCTTCTTAAAAGAATCTAAGAATCCCCtggccttttaaaaatgatttatttttaattgttatttacaCATCATATTGTGACATGATCTATTATTATCTAATTGGATGGCCATTTATCCTTTATACTGTTATTTAatattaggttgaaccatataaaattgctattttgtgggtaaaaaataaacacataattcAACCTTAGAGTTACACTATTACAGTGTACATAATACATTAATACAGTAGACCATGTACACTCAAAAAAAGGTGCAGCCCTCTAATCTAGTATACCCAGACACTTCTGGTTCCCAGCAGTGAGTTACACTTTTAGTTATCTTAGGTTCCAAACCTGTTCATGCGATTTATATTAGTGTAACTATGTGATTTAATTAAATGTCAACTAACCTATGAAGTATGGAAGAGTGGGGAGTTTTATAAAGTTGAATGACTCTGAAATACTCAATAAAAGTGAAATACTTCTGCTGCTGAATTAGGTACAGGCCAAGAAAATAgttcaaagaaatggaaaaaatattgcaAAGATCTATAAGGATTTTAAACTAAGAATTCATCTGAAGAGCCTAAATTCTTGTTCTACGTAAAAAAACCCAAACTGGAATCTTACATGATACATTATGGGCATGGCTTCCCCAATACAGACAATATGGATCTATGACTAGTAGACCTACTCTGAAAGAAAAGGCCTTGGCTCTTTcggaggtgtttgaaccagagcaaccccatcttgaataggggctgggtaaaataaggctgagacctaccgGGCTGCATTCCTAGggggttaggcattctaagtcacaggataagacaggaggttggcacaagatacaggtcacaaagacccttgataaaacacagattgtggtaaagaagccagctaaaacccaccaaaaccagaTGACAAccaaagtgacctctggttgtcctcactgctcattatacattaattataatgcattaacaTGTTAAaagacattcccaccagcaccatgacagtttataaaCGCCacggcaatgtcaggaagttaccttaCATGGTCTGAAAAGGGGAGGAACcttcagttccaggaattgcccacccctttcctggaaaactcatgaataacccacccc
This region includes:
- the SOCS5 gene encoding suppressor of cytokine signaling 5 isoform X2, whose product is MNSNRCLSVKEKNISIGDSTPQQQSSPLRENVALQLGLSPSKNSSRRNQNCATEIPQIVEISIEKDNDSCVTPGTRLARRDSYSRHAPWGGKKKHSCSTKTQSSLDADKKFGRTRSGLQRRERRYGVSSVHDMDSVPSRTVGSRSLRQRLQDTVGLCFPMRTYSKQSKPLFSNKRKIHLSELMLEKCPFPAGSDLAQKWHLIKQHTAPVSPHSTFFDTFDPSLVSTEDEEDRLRERRRLSIEEGVDPPPNAQIHTFEATAQVNPLYKLGPKLAPGMTEISGDSSAIPQANCDSEEDTTTLCLQSRRQKQRQISGDSHTHVSRQGAWKVHTQIDYIHCLVPDLLQITGNPCYWGVMDRYEAEALLEGKPEGTFLLRDSAQEDYLFSVSFRRYNRSLHARIEQWNHNFSFDAHDPCVFHSSTVTGLLEHYKDPSSCMFFEPLLTISLNRTFPFSLQYICRAVICRCTTYDGIDGLPLPSMLQDFLKEYHYKQKVRVRWLEREPVKAK
- the SOCS5 gene encoding suppressor of cytokine signaling 5 isoform X1, encoding MDKVGKMWNNFKYRCQNLFGHEGGSRSENVDMNSNRCLSVKEKNISIGDSTPQQQSSPLRENVALQLGLSPSKNSSRRNQNCATEIPQIVEISIEKDNDSCVTPGTRLARRDSYSRHAPWGGKKKHSCSTKTQSSLDADKKFGRTRSGLQRRERRYGVSSVHDMDSVPSRTVGSRSLRQRLQDTVGLCFPMRTYSKQSKPLFSNKRKIHLSELMLEKCPFPAGSDLAQKWHLIKQHTAPVSPHSTFFDTFDPSLVSTEDEEDRLRERRRLSIEEGVDPPPNAQIHTFEATAQVNPLYKLGPKLAPGMTEISGDSSAIPQANCDSEEDTTTLCLQSRRQKQRQISGDSHTHVSRQGAWKVHTQIDYIHCLVPDLLQITGNPCYWGVMDRYEAEALLEGKPEGTFLLRDSAQEDYLFSVSFRRYNRSLHARIEQWNHNFSFDAHDPCVFHSSTVTGLLEHYKDPSSCMFFEPLLTISLNRTFPFSLQYICRAVICRCTTYDGIDGLPLPSMLQDFLKEYHYKQKVRVRWLEREPVKAK